A single genomic interval of Polaribacter vadi harbors:
- a CDS encoding microtubule-binding protein gives MSDDFDLLETNSNQKTEKVEVNWGKAVDSMKSKLAQEEDPEKRQKILNATLDDVVQMAEKDRTTLLDAIKDLTDYQDEVGIMFEKFSSLNPAEQKVIDDAQKELERARIELEDAQNKPDTWWNNLWGRKSKIKKEEQEFAEAEKTRSGADNKAKALFQQRIESADIQTLLGELSFKSQAAVNRLKNREVEIKEVEEKLKMAIVEASKNHTKALEKKKETEDKLEEQYALLKQSRQELDEIADKQSTAYSEAIGKVTTIEQKVEELEGLKNAYTTLAASKDSFVHKHNLTIKVLTSLRSNLQTHRAKLKSDTEERLKYYDGYVVALKARTDQEFAAILEHLGVKTDEHIGATLASMHSASARARQEMMDNIPVHEKVMNGVYSTYAEALQEIREKDSDIQKNFADRYGIDMKEIFEDYYKADKEASNLDVDKTPETPKKDISNDDMLS, from the coding sequence ATGTCTGATGATTTTGATTTGTTAGAAACGAACTCTAACCAAAAAACTGAAAAAGTAGAAGTAAACTGGGGTAAAGCTGTAGATTCCATGAAATCTAAATTGGCACAAGAGGAAGATCCAGAAAAACGCCAAAAAATTCTAAATGCTACATTAGATGATGTTGTGCAGATGGCCGAAAAAGATAGAACTACACTTTTAGACGCTATAAAAGATCTAACAGATTATCAAGATGAAGTGGGCATTATGTTCGAGAAATTTTCGTCATTAAATCCTGCTGAACAAAAAGTAATCGATGATGCTCAGAAAGAATTAGAGAGAGCTAGAATAGAATTAGAAGACGCTCAAAACAAACCAGACACTTGGTGGAATAATTTGTGGGGAAGGAAATCTAAAATCAAAAAAGAAGAGCAGGAATTTGCAGAAGCAGAAAAAACACGATCAGGAGCAGACAATAAAGCAAAAGCATTATTTCAACAAAGAATAGAAAGTGCAGATATACAAACACTTTTAGGTGAATTATCTTTTAAATCTCAAGCTGCTGTAAATCGATTAAAAAACAGAGAAGTTGAAATTAAAGAAGTTGAAGAAAAGTTGAAAATGGCAATTGTAGAAGCTTCTAAAAATCATACAAAAGCATTAGAAAAGAAAAAAGAAACTGAAGATAAATTAGAAGAGCAATATGCTTTGTTAAAACAATCTCGCCAAGAATTAGATGAAATTGCAGACAAACAATCCACAGCATATTCAGAGGCAATTGGAAAAGTAACCACAATTGAGCAAAAAGTTGAGGAATTAGAAGGTTTAAAAAATGCTTACACAACGTTGGCTGCAAGTAAAGATAGTTTTGTGCATAAACACAATTTAACGATTAAAGTTTTAACTTCTTTACGTTCAAATTTGCAAACTCATAGAGCAAAACTAAAGTCAGATACAGAAGAGCGTTTAAAATATTATGATGGTTATGTTGTGGCTTTAAAAGCAAGAACAGATCAAGAATTTGCAGCAATTTTGGAGCATTTAGGAGTAAAAACAGATGAGCATATTGGAGCTACTTTAGCATCTATGCACTCTGCAAGTGCAAGAGCTCGTCAAGAAATGATGGATAATATTCCTGTTCACGAAAAAGTTATGAATGGGGTTTATAGTACGTATGCAGAGGCTTTACAGGAAATTAGAGAAAAGGATTCTGACATACAAAAGAATTTTGCAGACAGATATGGAATTGATATGAAAGAGATTTTTGAGGACTATTATAAAGCAGATAAGGAAGCTTCAAATTTAGATGTGGATAAAACTCCAGAAACTCCAAAGAAAGATATTTCTAATGACGATATGTTAAGCTAA
- a CDS encoding ribbon-helix-helix domain-containing protein: MATFTSSLPDSLLDKLSVLAKELKLPKNRLIENALELYLEQIEKASYIKSYKQAATDEDILKVAEEGVQEYFTAINDTETN, translated from the coding sequence ATGGCAACATTCACATCTTCGTTACCTGATAGTTTATTAGATAAATTATCAGTTTTAGCAAAAGAATTAAAACTTCCTAAAAATAGGCTTATAGAAAATGCTTTAGAGTTATACTTAGAGCAAATAGAAAAAGCGAGTTATATAAAATCGTATAAACAAGCTGCTACAGATGAAGATATTTTAAAAGTTGCAGAAGAAGGGGTGCAAGAATACTTTACTGCTATCAATGATACAGAAACTAACTAA
- a CDS encoding type II toxin-antitoxin system PemK/MazF family toxin encodes MKQGEIWELYLNPTKGSEQNGRRPAVIISGDMLNKYLQVVIVCPLTTSIKNYKGNLILKPNAKNGLSKISEVLTFHVRSVSKTRLEQKIGEIPLKDIEVIKKTLNDILKY; translated from the coding sequence ATGAAGCAAGGCGAAATTTGGGAATTGTATTTAAATCCTACAAAAGGCAGTGAGCAAAATGGAAGAAGACCTGCTGTAATTATTAGTGGCGATATGTTAAACAAATATTTACAAGTGGTAATTGTTTGTCCGTTAACAACGAGCATCAAAAATTACAAAGGAAATTTAATTTTAAAACCAAATGCAAAAAATGGTTTATCTAAAATTTCTGAAGTTTTAACCTTTCACGTTCGTTCGGTTTCTAAAACAAGATTGGAGCAAAAAATTGGTGAGATTCCGTTAAAAGATATTGAAGTTATCAAAAAAACCTTAAATGATATTTTGAAGTATTAA
- a CDS encoding T9SS type B sorting domain-containing protein produces MKTFVVFFFILISLSINAQREADNWYFGNRAGINFKNPRTNILTDGEMNTPAGCSSISDREGNLLFYTNGKTVFNKNHEIMENGDGLATTIENTQTSIIIPKPGSDERFYIFTTKTTSSTNPIVSEGIFLSEVEITSQYPLGRVLYKFQAIRDSASEKITAVHHADGKSIWLIVFGPIARIEGTPINTFTLYKIDETGLNAPIVTAQEETTSKIGAMKVSPDGKHVAVADYGNTNIDLYYFNNETGEIILREKIFTTTALFNPKSAYGLEFSQDSKILYYTADVIPLSYSSINQFLLENPFPTDPLFNPKKQLFRSSEVYFGSLQLGSNGKIYVSTYVQNENSISSSTQITIIENPEDLNPTINHLSEDLQTGASFKGLPNFIQSYLRNRIITENKCVFDTFNFEIDAYAPVTNILWDFGDGNTSNQMKPSHQYLTAGSYLVKADITINNTVNSVYKNIIVFPLPELKPNQTLEQCDISNDGVDIFDLFDIEEKITNPSLEHELYFYKSLANAQNDIDRIPNPENFENESNPQELFIRAISENGCVNVSNFFIRTTYVDLGNIPPMFVCENSDDILNNSEGLFDLKIKELEIRSMFNVTRASKLRFYKNLTDALTTKNELPLNFTSTTTIIYLRIDNNSGCGGIEPINLTVNTSLNINLQDSYTICYNPSLKPPVIISADAANNRFEWRDSSETIVSINKDFILSSIGEYSLTVYKSENGLMCSVRNDFAVVNPDIATFSQIDVNTEDERNNTITLNVNGNSNYEFSLDNTSFFGNGTSFTFTNVEAGLRTVYVKDLNDCEEPIQTNVSVIGFKKFFTPNGDGNNDFWNIKGLTATSFKSVNVYIFDRYGKIIGSITDFNSLGWDGTYNGKLLMTNNYWFKAEIIDIDDNVIKQSGNFSLIRN; encoded by the coding sequence ATGAAAACTTTTGTCGTCTTCTTTTTTATACTGATATCTCTAAGTATTAATGCTCAAAGAGAAGCTGATAATTGGTATTTTGGAAATAGAGCTGGCATCAACTTTAAAAATCCAAGAACTAATATTCTAACTGATGGAGAAATGAATACTCCTGCAGGTTGCTCTTCAATTTCTGATAGAGAAGGAAATTTACTTTTTTACACAAATGGAAAAACAGTTTTTAATAAAAACCACGAAATAATGGAAAATGGTGATGGTTTAGCAACAACTATCGAAAACACCCAAACTTCTATTATTATTCCCAAACCTGGTTCAGATGAACGTTTTTATATTTTTACAACCAAAACAACATCTTCTACAAATCCTATTGTATCTGAAGGAATTTTCTTATCTGAAGTTGAAATTACAAGCCAATATCCTTTAGGTAGAGTTTTATATAAATTTCAGGCTATTAGAGATTCTGCATCAGAGAAAATAACAGCAGTTCATCATGCAGATGGAAAATCTATTTGGCTTATTGTTTTTGGACCAATTGCAAGAATTGAAGGCACACCTATAAATACTTTTACACTATATAAAATTGATGAAACAGGATTAAATGCACCCATAGTTACAGCTCAAGAAGAAACAACATCTAAAATTGGTGCTATGAAAGTTTCTCCTGATGGAAAACACGTAGCTGTTGCAGATTATGGAAACACAAATATTGATTTGTACTATTTTAATAATGAAACAGGAGAAATTATTTTAAGAGAAAAAATATTTACAACCACTGCTCTTTTTAATCCTAAATCTGCTTATGGATTAGAGTTTTCTCAAGATTCTAAAATACTATACTACACTGCAGATGTTATTCCTCTTAGTTATAGCAGTATTAATCAATTTTTATTAGAAAACCCTTTTCCAACTGACCCTCTTTTTAATCCAAAAAAACAATTATTTAGATCTTCAGAAGTTTATTTTGGTAGTTTACAATTAGGTAGCAATGGAAAGATTTATGTATCTACTTATGTTCAAAATGAAAACTCTATTTCTTCCTCAACACAAATTACAATTATTGAAAATCCTGAAGACTTAAACCCAACAATTAATCATTTATCCGAAGATTTACAAACTGGAGCATCTTTTAAAGGATTACCAAATTTTATTCAATCGTATTTAAGAAATAGAATTATTACTGAAAACAAATGTGTTTTCGATACTTTTAATTTCGAAATTGATGCTTATGCACCTGTAACAAATATTTTGTGGGATTTTGGTGATGGTAATACTTCTAATCAAATGAAACCTAGTCATCAATATTTAACAGCTGGAAGTTATTTAGTAAAAGCAGATATTACTATAAATAATACAGTAAATTCTGTTTATAAAAATATAATAGTTTTTCCTCTTCCTGAGTTAAAACCAAATCAAACGCTTGAGCAATGTGACATTAGCAATGATGGAGTTGATATTTTTGATTTGTTTGATATTGAAGAAAAAATAACAAATCCAAGTCTCGAACACGAACTATATTTTTATAAATCGTTAGCAAATGCTCAAAATGATATTGATAGAATTCCAAATCCTGAGAATTTTGAAAACGAAAGCAATCCTCAAGAACTCTTTATAAGAGCTATAAGTGAAAATGGTTGTGTAAATGTTAGTAATTTTTTTATTAGAACCACTTATGTAGATCTAGGAAACATTCCTCCAATGTTTGTTTGTGAAAATTCTGATGATATTCTGAATAATTCAGAAGGTTTGTTCGATTTAAAGATAAAAGAATTAGAAATAAGATCTATGTTTAATGTTACTCGAGCATCGAAGTTGAGATTTTATAAAAATCTGACAGATGCTTTAACAACAAAAAATGAATTACCATTAAACTTTACATCTACAACAACAATAATATATTTAAGAATTGATAATAATTCAGGTTGTGGAGGTATAGAACCCATAAATTTAACTGTAAACACTAGCCTTAACATAAATTTACAAGACTCTTATACAATTTGTTACAATCCAAGTTTAAAACCACCCGTTATTATTAGTGCAGATGCTGCTAACAATCGTTTTGAATGGAGAGATAGTAGTGAAACTATTGTAAGTATAAATAAAGATTTTATTTTAAGTTCCATTGGAGAATACTCGTTAACAGTATATAAATCTGAAAATGGTTTAATGTGTTCTGTTAGAAATGATTTTGCTGTTGTAAATCCTGATATTGCAACTTTCTCTCAAATAGATGTAAACACAGAAGATGAAAGAAACAACACAATTACATTAAATGTTAATGGTAACAGCAATTATGAATTTTCTTTAGACAATACAAGCTTTTTTGGAAATGGAACATCATTTACATTTACAAATGTTGAAGCTGGTTTAAGAACAGTTTATGTAAAAGATCTTAATGATTGTGAAGAACCAATACAAACAAACGTTTCTGTAATTGGTTTTAAAAAATTCTTTACACCAAATGGAGATGGAAACAATGATTTTTGGAATATTAAAGGTTTAACAGCTACAAGTTTTAAATCTGTAAATGTTTATATTTTTGATAGATATGGAAAAATTATAGGATCTATAACAGATTTTAATTCTCTAGGATGGGATGGAACCTATAATGGAAAATTATTAATGACCAACAATTATTGGTTTAAAGCAGAAATTATTGATATAGATGATAACGTTATTAAACAATCTGGAAATTTTAGTTTAATTAGAAATTGA
- a CDS encoding T9SS type B sorting domain-containing protein, with amino-acid sequence MKKLFLVLIIFFTLNIFSQKEANYWFFGENAGLDFTTNPPNFLNGGLSTDEGSASISNANGELQFYTDGSIVYDRNDGVMMSGTGLLGNSSSAQSAIIVPKPLDNNIYYIFTVGNQQTLDTDGNGVAFSIVDMRLNNGLGAVTTKNTPLISSGLSREKITAVRGSDCNTFWVITSDRNNFYAYLIDKNGVVNSPITSNHNNNLDNLRGYLKISPDGKTLVNASANSGTYIFDFNALNGKITNGGSIRNNIGNGYGVEFSRDSKKLYISTGVHSQLDNNGNRNSPQYSSIWQFSLDSRNISDINASAKLIYDTSAGYRGALQLAANGKIYYARSRQNYLGVINYPENDFSDRTTNEIGFEENGLFLNTRISTEGLPPFIQSFFLEIEITDAVTNASLNNQNLKFCVGEDKTILSQEVEGVNKTYSWTYSDGVRAEEISTDPNLILTNLQKVANTGNYTLKITLEDNCGNNIEYNGAFNIEVFDAAVATQPANIVFCDTDRDGFNSFDLETLKNNEILNGLDPDTFEVLYFTSKANALSNSEALPKVYTNPTAFSSETIFARVHNKKAIDACFEITNFTLAVTDLPIPTQPEPYRICDDLESGSDTDGVVNTFLLNTKHSEIYGTLDHNQYNITYHTTKIGADINDATTIIDKNANYSVTNSQTVYVRVENKDNTDCYDADATLELVVDPLPIVTAEVDLLQCDDDLDRISTVNLTEAEISISTNSANETFQYFATEADAIAGTPLVTDELRYPVNQNGEAWVRTISSEDCYRISKINLEVEAAADVAYNKEFDAVCDDFLQTDGTNGPANNDTDGITNFDFREANAEILAFFPPLLQPDLEISYFETRADRTAVVNEIPDIGNYRNINFPSDVTRQTIYFKITNKNNNNCSGTGELYLKTNTVPKAENVPDLELCDNAIDGDETNGIVQSFDLESQTAGILNGQNPADFTVTYHLSAADANTGDNAQTSPFANTTRDSQPIFVRVINNATACFTDHTSFNVVVNPIPIANFVDDLEICDENSDGSARNGFSQSIDLNSQTAGILGTQDPNTHTVTYHRSLAEARNGDNPLSSPYSNSTPNRETIFVRIFNDDTQCANGISNFDVIVNPEPVFEVPTNLAYCDNALDGDDANGIIQNIDLDSKITEILGATQSPNDFNVTFHNSQADASAGTDAIISPYQNTNTTETIFVRIENKNTLCVNDDATFDVIINTLPDFTVTTPQILCLNDLPLNIAAENARDVYTYIWQDENGTVLNTVSRDNINITSGGTYTVTATTTDGTLCERTENIVVNESNPAILERSFITIIDEGNNIGSEDNLSISIDTITNNLGPGDYQFAVINTDDNSRIPIIGFQDEPLFENLEGGVYQIIVNDKNGCAPDEMLLVSVIQFPKFFTPNGDGKNDTWIVKGANKDFYPNVSINIFNRYGKLVAQEPIDSQGWNGMYQGKLLPSDDYWFNITLIPADTTKPTINKKGNFSLLRKQ; translated from the coding sequence ATGAAGAAATTATTTCTAGTTTTAATCATTTTTTTTACATTAAATATATTTTCTCAAAAAGAAGCTAACTATTGGTTTTTTGGTGAAAATGCTGGTTTAGATTTTACCACAAACCCACCCAATTTTCTAAATGGAGGACTTTCTACTGATGAAGGTTCTGCTTCTATTTCAAATGCAAATGGCGAATTACAATTTTACACAGATGGTTCAATTGTTTATGATAGGAATGATGGAGTTATGATGAGTGGTACTGGATTATTAGGAAACTCTTCAAGTGCACAATCTGCTATAATTGTTCCAAAACCCTTAGACAATAATATTTACTATATTTTTACTGTTGGAAATCAACAAACACTTGATACTGATGGAAATGGAGTTGCTTTTTCCATAGTAGATATGAGACTTAATAATGGTTTAGGAGCAGTTACTACGAAAAACACTCCATTAATTTCGTCTGGTTTATCTAGAGAAAAAATTACGGCTGTTAGAGGTAGTGATTGTAATACATTTTGGGTAATAACTTCTGATAGAAATAATTTTTACGCTTATCTCATTGATAAAAATGGTGTAGTAAACTCTCCTATAACTTCTAATCATAACAATAATTTAGACAATTTAAGAGGTTATTTAAAAATATCTCCTGATGGTAAAACGCTTGTAAATGCAAGTGCCAATTCTGGAACATATATTTTTGATTTTAATGCATTAAATGGAAAAATTACAAATGGTGGCTCTATAAGAAATAACATTGGTAATGGTTATGGTGTCGAATTTTCTAGAGATAGTAAAAAATTATACATTTCAACAGGTGTACATAGTCAATTAGACAATAATGGCAACAGAAACTCTCCTCAATATTCATCTATTTGGCAGTTTAGTTTAGATTCTAGAAATATTTCTGACATAAATGCAAGTGCAAAATTGATTTACGATACAAGTGCTGGTTATAGAGGAGCTCTTCAGTTAGCTGCAAATGGAAAAATTTATTATGCTAGAAGTCGCCAAAATTATTTAGGAGTTATTAATTATCCTGAAAACGATTTTAGTGATAGAACTACTAATGAAATTGGTTTCGAAGAAAATGGTCTTTTTTTAAATACCAGAATCTCTACAGAAGGATTACCTCCTTTTATACAATCTTTCTTTCTTGAGATTGAAATTACAGATGCTGTAACCAATGCTTCTTTAAATAATCAAAATTTAAAATTTTGTGTAGGTGAAGATAAAACTATACTTTCTCAAGAAGTTGAAGGAGTCAATAAAACGTATAGCTGGACTTATAGTGATGGTGTTCGTGCAGAAGAGATTTCTACAGATCCGAATTTAATTTTAACCAATCTACAAAAGGTAGCAAATACAGGAAATTATACATTAAAAATTACTTTAGAAGATAACTGTGGAAATAATATAGAATATAATGGAGCCTTTAACATAGAAGTTTTTGATGCTGCAGTTGCTACACAACCTGCAAATATTGTTTTTTGTGATACTGACAGAGATGGTTTTAACTCTTTTGATTTAGAGACTCTTAAAAACAATGAAATTTTGAATGGTTTAGATCCTGATACTTTTGAAGTACTTTATTTTACTTCTAAAGCAAATGCTTTATCCAATTCAGAGGCTTTACCAAAAGTATATACAAACCCTACAGCTTTTAGTTCTGAGACAATATTTGCTAGAGTGCACAACAAAAAAGCTATCGATGCTTGTTTTGAAATTACAAATTTTACTTTAGCTGTTACAGATTTACCAATTCCTACACAACCAGAACCTTATAGAATTTGTGATGATTTAGAAAGTGGTTCAGATACTGATGGTGTTGTAAATACATTTCTGTTAAACACAAAACATTCTGAAATTTATGGAACTTTAGATCATAATCAATATAATATTACATATCACACAACTAAAATTGGTGCAGATATAAATGATGCTACAACAATTATAGATAAAAATGCGAACTATTCTGTTACGAACTCTCAAACAGTTTATGTAAGAGTAGAAAATAAAGACAATACTGATTGTTATGATGCAGATGCAACTTTAGAACTAGTTGTTGATCCTTTACCAATTGTAACTGCAGAAGTAGATTTATTGCAATGTGATGATGATTTAGACAGAATATCGACTGTAAATCTTACAGAAGCAGAAATTAGTATTTCTACAAATTCTGCCAATGAAACTTTCCAATATTTTGCTACTGAAGCAGATGCAATTGCAGGAACTCCTTTGGTTACAGATGAATTACGTTATCCTGTAAATCAAAATGGAGAAGCTTGGGTAAGAACTATTTCCTCTGAAGATTGTTACCGAATTTCTAAAATAAATTTAGAAGTAGAAGCTGCTGCAGATGTGGCTTACAACAAAGAATTTGATGCTGTTTGTGACGATTTTTTACAAACTGATGGCACAAATGGTCCTGCAAATAATGATACTGATGGAATTACAAACTTCGATTTTAGGGAAGCTAATGCTGAAATTTTAGCATTCTTCCCTCCTCTTTTACAACCAGATTTAGAAATCTCTTATTTTGAAACTAGAGCAGATAGAACTGCTGTTGTAAATGAAATTCCTGACATTGGAAATTACAGAAACATCAATTTTCCTTCAGATGTTACAAGACAAACTATTTATTTTAAAATCACCAATAAAAACAACAATAACTGTTCTGGAACTGGTGAATTATATTTAAAAACAAATACAGTTCCTAAAGCTGAAAATGTTCCAGATTTAGAACTTTGTGATAATGCCATTGATGGTGATGAAACCAATGGAATTGTACAATCTTTTGATTTAGAATCCCAAACTGCTGGTATTTTAAATGGGCAAAACCCTGCTGATTTTACAGTAACCTATCACCTTTCTGCAGCTGATGCCAATACTGGAGATAATGCTCAAACATCACCTTTTGCAAATACAACTCGTGATTCGCAACCAATTTTTGTGAGAGTTATTAATAACGCAACTGCTTGTTTTACAGATCATACTTCGTTTAATGTGGTTGTAAATCCTATTCCAATTGCCAATTTTGTTGATGATTTAGAAATTTGTGATGAAAATTCCGATGGTTCTGCAAGAAATGGTTTTTCACAATCTATTGATTTAAATTCTCAAACTGCTGGTATTTTAGGCACTCAAGACCCAAATACGCATACAGTTACGTATCATAGATCTTTGGCTGAAGCTAGAAATGGAGATAATCCTTTAAGTTCTCCATATTCAAATAGCACTCCAAATAGAGAAACAATTTTTGTGCGTATTTTTAATGATGATACACAATGTGCAAACGGAATTTCTAATTTTGATGTAATTGTAAACCCTGAACCCGTTTTTGAGGTACCAACCAATTTAGCCTATTGTGATAATGCTTTAGATGGTGATGATGCCAATGGAATTATTCAAAATATCGATTTAGATAGTAAAATAACTGAAATTTTAGGAGCAACTCAAAGTCCAAACGATTTTAATGTTACTTTCCATAACTCGCAAGCAGATGCAAGTGCTGGAACTGATGCCATTATTTCTCCTTATCAAAATACAAATACTACAGAAACTATTTTTGTTCGTATTGAAAATAAAAATACGCTTTGTGTTAATGATGATGCCACTTTTGATGTTATCATCAACACATTACCCGATTTTACAGTGACAACACCTCAAATTTTATGTTTAAATGATTTGCCTTTAAACATTGCTGCAGAAAATGCAAGAGATGTCTACACTTACATTTGGCAAGATGAAAATGGAACTGTTCTAAACACAGTTTCTAGAGATAATATAAACATTACAAGTGGTGGAACCTATACAGTTACTGCAACTACTACTGATGGTACTTTGTGTGAAAGAACAGAAAATATTGTTGTTAACGAATCCAATCCAGCTATTTTAGAGCGCAGTTTTATTACAATTATAGATGAAGGCAATAACATTGGTAGTGAAGATAATTTATCGATTTCAATAGATACAATTACAAACAATTTAGGTCCTGGAGACTATCAGTTTGCAGTTATTAATACAGATGATAATTCAAGAATTCCAATCATCGGTTTTCAAGATGAACCGCTTTTTGAAAACTTAGAAGGTGGTGTGTATCAAATAATTGTAAACGATAAAAATGGTTGTGCACCAGATGAAATGTTGTTAGTTTCTGTAATTCAGTTTCCTAAATTCTTTACACCAAATGGTGATGGAAAAAACGACACTTGGATTGTAAAAGGCGCTAACAAAGATTTTTATCCAAATGTGAGCATCAATATTTTTAACAGATATGGAAAATTAGTAGCACAAGAACCAATAGATAGCCAAGGTTGGAATGGAATGTATCAAGGTAAATTATTACCATCTGATGATTATTGGTTCAATATTACATTAATTCCTGCTGATACCACAAAACCAACCATCAATAAAAAAGGAAACTTTTCACTTTTGAGGAAACAATAA